In one Chrysoperla carnea unplaced genomic scaffold, inChrCarn1.1, whole genome shotgun sequence genomic region, the following are encoded:
- the LOC123304861 gene encoding uncharacterized protein LOC123304861, with the protein MEQTYDRHNKKLLSLISIQQPRAKQMTSNDRRNDNKPRQTAIHNQLNIVKNISTKELSTEELQLLNKGLNFSLKPLKTPIIDIIADVETTIKRAPESVKHQIRRNVLPILRPEEKEINHHITHHKAVKSLTEKGVTITKADKGNAVVVLDKEDYIRRMEKLLREGPYERVEKDPLQKNIKEVKEVIKQCQALIGSRDRLKLQSSNPLTSRLYGLPKIHKEGDGMRPIVSGINSPTYKIAKWLVSEFNKFNKPTGDSVLNSMELIEKLKGVNLVDGDKFVSFDVTALFPSVPINKALDHLEEWLTENNVPELERGEYLQLTRLCMEQTYFQFNEKFYKQVHGTSMGNPLSPFLANIFMSRLERNLKQAAEYFPQHWYRYVDDIFTIIDTKKTSVHDFLEFLNKAEPSIKFTVEEEQDEKLPFMDLEIAISWRSTFTGNRQMLTTYPLSTTNYKKELDYIKNVAVLNGYSTNVIDQLLKKAKWRKSLKETTTLSTEEPVLRTSLTFYGKKTSQVSEAMQKYNTNLQVAYTSKGKLRSMLCNTKDRIPNNKKSGIYRVDCADCSKGYIGQTVRSLSVRYKEHIAHFNNKRKEKSSVASHAMETGHQIGEIKLLKLVNIPSKLDAYESLYINRMGKNALNSDKGPVPFSDLYSLCVDASQSTKVGQPLDSNKRTNQGPVPQRTKHIRQAKITKFLTVN; encoded by the exons ATGGAGCAGACATATGATCGACACAACAAGAAATTGTTATCGCTCATTTCAATTCAACAACCCAGGGCAAAACAAATGACCAGCAATGACAGGAGGAATGATAATAAACCAAGACAAACAGCCATTCATAATCAACTGAATATAGTTAAAAACATATCAACAAAGGAACTTTCAACGGAGGAActgcaattattaaataaaggtctcaatttttctttgaaacccCTAAAAACACCGATCATTGACATCATCGCCGACGTAGAAACAACCATCAAAAGAGCTCCAGAAAGTGTAAAGCACCAGATCAGGAGAAACGTTTTACCCATCCTACGACCAGAGGAAAAAGAAATCAACCATCATATAACTCATCACAAAGCTGTAAAATCGCTTACGGAAAAAGGAGTCACGATCACCAAGGCAGATAAAGGTAATGCTGTTGTTGTTTTAGATAAAGAAGATTACATTCGACGGATGGAAAAACTATTACGGGAAGGACCATATGAACGTGTCGAGAAGGATCCACTCCAAAAGAATATCAAAGAGGTAAAAGAGGTGATCAAACAATGTCAGGCGCTGATTGGAAGCAGAGATCGTTTGAAGTTACAATCATCAAACCCACTAACTTCTAGATTGTACGGATTGCCGAAAATTCACAAGGAAGGAGATGGTATGCGGCCCATTGTATCCGGGATCAACTCACCAACATACAAGATCGCGAAATGGCTTGTgtcagaatttaataaattcaacaagCCGACAGGTGATAGTGTCTTGAATTCTATGGAACTCATAGAAAAACTTAAGGGTGTAAATTTAGTAGATGGGGATAAGTTTGTATCTTTTGACGTAACGGCCCTTTTTCCTAGTGTGCCAATTAATAAAGCGTTGGACCACCTGGAGGAATGGTTGACGGAGAACAATGTGCCTGAACTGGAAAGAGGAGAATATCTCCAATTAACCAGATTATGCATGGAACAAACTTATTtccaatttaatgaaaaattttataagcagGTACATGGAACCAGTATGGGCAACCCATTGAGCCCTTTTTTAGCAAACATATTCATGTCAAGATTGGAAAGGAATTTAAAACAAGCAGCGGAGTATTTCCCACAACATTGGTATCGTTATGTAGatgacatatttacaattatagaTACTAAGAAAACGAGCGTAcacgattttttggaatttttgaataaagcgGAACCCAGCATCAAATTCACCGTGGAAGAGGAGCAGGATGAAAAATTACCATTTATGGATCTCGAAATAGCGATAAGTTGGCGTTCAACATTTACAGGAAACCGACAAAT gttaacaacatacccattatcAACAACAAACTATAAGAAGGAATTggattacataaaaaatgtggCGGTACTCAACGGATATTCAACGAACGTAATTGACCAATTATTGAAAAAGGCGAAATGGCGGAAGTCCCTTAAAGAAACAACAACATTGTCAACGGAAGAACCAGTCCTAAGAACATCATTGACCTTTTATGGCAAAAAAACCAGCCAAGTATCGGAGGCCATGCAAAAATATAACACAAACCTACAAGTGGCATATACATCGAAAGGGAAATTGAGGTCAATGTTATGTAATACGAAGGATCGTATTCCAAACAACAAAAAGTCAGGTATATATAGAGTTGATTGCGCAGATTGCTCGAAAGGTTATATTGGCCAAACAGTCCGTTCCCTTAGCGTACGCTACAAAGAGCATATAGcgcattttaacaataaaaggAAGGAAAAGTCATCAGTGGCATCACACGCCATGGAAACGGGACATCAGATCGGTGAGataaagttgttaaaattaGTCAACATTCCATCGAAACTTGATGCCTACGAAAGTTTGTACATCAACAGAATGGGAAAGAACGCTTTGAATAGCGACAAAGGTCCAGTACCATTCTCTGACCTGTACAGCCTATGTGTAGATGCCAGCCAATCAACAAAGGTCGGCCAGCCATtggattcaaataaaagaaccAATCAAGGGCCGGTACCTCAACGAACGAAGCATATAAGACAAGCGaaaatcaccaaatttttaacagttaactAG